Within Anguilla anguilla isolate fAngAng1 chromosome 11, fAngAng1.pri, whole genome shotgun sequence, the genomic segment gggacagAACGGCTCTGATATGTATTTGTTAGTGCAAATGCCTTCTCATATAGCCAGCAACATTACCACTTAATAGAAATGAGTTATAAAATCTAAGCAAAAATCCCGACAATGACACGTCAGACGCGTCATGATTAATCGCAGTTCCTGCAGAACCCCGAACGTTCAGATAAATAGTCCACCAGCATTCTCTTTTCTGTTCGCTAGCTATTCTTAGTcctgttttagttttatttaattttatatttgctaCAATGTCCTCGACGTGCGTAGTCGCCTAGTACCCCCGGGACCCATAAGCATACAGGCAGCCATAGTTCATTGGATACAGCCCATTCTCAGAATAGCAAGGGCGGAGCTGTAGGGAAGGGCACGACGCAGATAGGCCAGCTTCGTCGCTGCTTCATCTTTTCCTGGAAAGTAGGCTACTTGGAAAAACGTCGGATCTGTTTCCTGTGAATCCAACTGAGCTCATTTTATCGCCGTTGGCCGGTAGCGACGGCAAAGGAAAGGAgtgcacatttttcacattttagtaTATAAAAGTTACGCAGTTAAACAATTAAGTCAGTGCTTTCAATCAAGCAACACATTTAACCATGTGGGTTGTGAGATCACAGTTCTGTGAAATAAGTATGCAGCTGTGCTTGAACTGATGTCGTCAGAGACGCTGAAATGCAAAGCAATTCTCAGAACACAATTCCTGGAACTTCTGTCAACTCGTAAAGCCAAACCCACTGAGCTTTTCTTCCTCTGTTTTCGCAAATactgtaaaacatattttcttcatCACTTCAAAGACTAGGCTCCGCGTCTGACTGTTCCTTAATACTTTGTAGTTTTCCTTGAGAGGGAAGTCACGGTCACGGCTTTATGATTTTCGCATTTGTACGGTATATTGGACTTCATCAAGACAGCCATATTCGCTTTATCGTTGCGGATATTAAAAATcgaatacattaaaaaaaaaatctttttttttctgtgaaacaacaaaacattaagtGCTCTCGGTAAATTAAAATTTCTGTTTTTCGGTCATTTAACTAGATAGCTTTCGATATTGttggttcttttttctttctcaagcTTTTGGGCTTATAAAAAAAGAGCAGAGAATACAACCTCAGGACTGGACAACCTCTGGGAATTCTCTATCTGTGATGATTCTCTGTGTACAAGGGTAAGATGCCTTATTGTTTAATAGGCTAACTAGATTTGTGTGTGGGGTAATACAGATAGTGGTAAATAttggaacatttattttagaattgAATGTGACGTTCATAATGCCTGTTATAGGCTTAGTGCGGTCTCATCATGTAACTATAATCtatatcgtgtgtgtgtgtgtaaaaccaTATCTGACTATCTGTATGCTTCCATTTAACCACATATAAGCAAACACGTCTATACAGGACATTACACATTTCCGCAGTTACACTGGCTCTGAACTTTACTTCTGAAGtctgttgggggaggggagatatTCGCAATGTGTCACACAGGTAcaataatatgtttatttacaggtaaatgttttaaaaaatgggacAGTTTGgctctcttttctctctaacTTATAATTAGAACTCTTGAGTATCAAGACCACGAAGAGCTCTTAAACCAAAAGTTGTTTTGACCCATATGCTGTGTGGGGAGAAAAGTCTGCGGATATTTCTCGTTACTTTCTCAGCAGTTCTTTCATATTGACTAAGCCCTTCTTGTAAAAAAGCCCTTGAATGCACGAATATGAATTCAGAACTGTGGGTGGCTGCGTGCAGATAAATTTGCTAGCAAGAGTGTAACAACAATGACATTatgtacattaaatacattgacTACAAGTACATTATGTAACATTTGACAAGCTATAAAGGctgcatttacattaaaatgcgCAAGAAAAGGCCCTATTTGTTTTCTTATCACTTTCAggtataaacaaatatatattatttcagttttagtgtatgtttttaatgGACCAGGCAGGTTACTTGTACAGTCAACAGTTACAGTTAACAGTTTCAAATGTTGAGAGAAGTTTCTGATGGCCTGTTTGATTTACCTGATTGCTGGCGGGCATTtggggggtttgtggtctaaaatAAGAAGACACACATCAAGAGACCCTAAAGCACCTTGTACTATGAGATTATGCATTCGGAGAttgtacatatgcatgtatgttaCCTCATTATTCTTCAGTACATTAGGTTTAATAGTATTTTCAGTGGGAACGATTTCCTATGGCTCATGCAACCCGAGATGACTGTGCTCAAGGAAAGAAGTACAGACataatataaaaactgatatttatgttaATAACTGTGAATAAACACTATACAATTATCTGTTCTTATGTACTATACATTGATTAGGCACAATTCTAACCTTAAACTGACTTGCACACCCCAAAGTTAACCGCTACATACATATTCATTAAACCTATTTAATGCCACAACGAAAGGTTGCCTTGTAATGACAGTCATCCCCAGTAAGCTAGTTAATAGGTGCTCTGGAATGCTTACAAGGTCCGTTGACTTGGAAAATGCAATGTGTTCTTTCTCTTAAATTTATGACATTTGCATGCAATCTATATGGTGACTGATTATTCCTTCCTGTATCCAGCCCCAGGGCAGTGCTGCCTGTTCCAACCACTGAGGTGGTTCCATTTACAATGCGGACCGACACACACCTTGGATTCTCCTCacccactgccccctgctgcctcCATAGCCCTCCCAAGTTGTGGGACCCCACAGAAGACTTGCGTGCCATTGCTCGGACCTTCCACTACCTTGATATCTCAGGTATAGAATTATTCAGTGCATATCTGTGGTCACATATACAGAGTATACAGTTGAGGAAATGTGGTATTTCACAAAATTATTCACGTCATCATTGTATTATGGACATAATGCGGGTTGGCTGAGAATCTTGGCATCCCTTTAATCAAAACCAGGAAGTCACCTTCATACTGGTGGGGGcttacttcatttaaaaaaaaaaacttcataatGATAATTCTTTTCCAATAGCTTTGGTTTCAAAtgctgaatgtttttgttttctttctgcaggGTGGTACTGGGGTGCCATTACAGCAACTGAAGCACAGTCAGTCCTTCAGGAGGCACAGGAGGGGACCTTTTTGATTCGAGACAGCAGCCACCCCTTGTACATGCTGACTCTGTCTGTGAAGACAGGACGTGGCCCAACCAATGTACGAATTGAGTACAGCCACGGACGTTTCCGTCTGGACTCCAGCTCTCTGGCAAAACCTCGGCTGCTAGCATTCCCAGATGTGGCCAGCCTTGTGCAGCACTATGTAGGGTCAAGCCAGGGTGAGGTGAGGTGCAAAGAGGACCAACCAATGCCCAAGGGTAGTGCGTTGCTTCTGAAACTGGCTCGACCACTCCACCGTAGCAAGTCCTGCCCTTCTCTACAGCACCTCACACGGCTCACAATTAACCGCCTTACCCGCTATCCCGACCAGCTTCCCCTGCCACGTCCTCTACAACGCTACCTGCAAGATTACCCCTTTCATCTTTGAAACATCCAGCACCCCCTGGGGGACATGGTAGCTCCCAGCACACCTGACCCTGTGATTGGATAAGGATCTGGCACAGTGAGCTTCTGGTATGAGTACCATGTGATATACTTACATTACCACTGGAACGTTTTAGCACTGAGCTgaatgggggttgggggggaatATGATAGTCCTGTCACAGAGAACATGCTGTACAAATTCAGGTTTGATCAGATGATCATATTCTGGACACTGTTCCCTGCCTAGGACCGGGTAGCATGTCATCGATGTGTTGCTCCAGGTCTAGTTTGTCCCCAAAATTAGTCAGTCAAGAAGGCTTACCCCCTCACACTCATAAAGCCTGCAGGACCAGTGATCTGCTCCTGTTTGCTCCTGGATTGAACCAGTTTGTTTGTATGGAATTTTTTATCAACACTTTTTTATCAACCTGAATTCATGTGATTATTTCACAATGTGGCTGTTTgtatacagtaataaaatatatattttctagaaaaaatggctaattatgtcctgttgatttttttaaccTGTTCTTGTACTGGGGCCAAATTCTCAGCACTTCTGCATATAATCTGATTACAGAGCAGAGAGATATGCAAAAAGATCTCAATGGAAATTGCTACTATGCACACACCAATTGGTGGTAAGCAACTTTTAAATACTGCTTCAACCAGGTGGGTTAGTTTAGGAATTTGACAGTTCATAAAAGGAAACTACAGATTTAATTTGCTTATTTGAGTACAACTATGAAATAAATTTCAATACATTAAGTTTTGAATGTATTGGTCAATGCATCTggtgaagggtttttttttaatttttttaaatcattcagaAGATTCTTCATTTCAGAACCAGTTTAATGGTTTACATGCAAACTGACATTAAACTGCTTGGTATGGttccataaatgcatttaaaaatcagaCAAACTTTTCTTGTTCCACACCTTCATTTGTAGCCCAGTTAGAAACTGGTGTACAGGCATGAAAGTACATCacacattttgaattaaaaacaaacgcCAATCTTTTATTGAACTAAAATCCTCTAAAGTTGCTCGATGATGGACTCTAGAGAGAATCGCCCACTTGCTACTAACTACTTTGTGTTCACATTGCGATTGGGGCACCTGGATTTTAAGAGAGACCAGAACAGTAATTGAAAAGAAAGTTAATGTGGAGATTTCTATGTGGGCCGAAACGAGAGACCAAGAGAAAACATCGAGTAGCCGAAGCTGAACACAAATAGCCTACTCCATACGCATTTCCAATGTGCAGTGTCCAATGATGGAAAACTATAATGAAGCCAAAGCAGCGAAAATACCCTGAACGGTTTagcattttaattcatattcaattaaattagAGGAGGTAACAGGTCAAAACTTCACAGAGAGAGAATTATTGGATATATACACGACGGTTTTTCTCCATGTTAATAAGATAGATATCTCGCCGTTCCTGTAATTGAgtgtagcctaatgttagattgtttgtttctgtgacatagtgtctgtttttttgaATGGCTGGTTGAAATCTACTAATTTAACAATTTAGTAGttgtaattgtttatttaatacACCTGTCTGCCGCACTATAAGTACCCAGTGTCATATGGTGCATGTAATTACCTTGACAAATGCTGTTCAGCTGCAATAATACTTTATGGTCCTGTCTAGAGAATGAAGGCTTCAAATCCGGGTAAATGGACTggatttatatagcgcttttatccaaagcgctttacaattgatgcctctcattcacccattcgcacacacactcacacaccaacagtgaaaggctgccatgcaaggtaccaatctgctcgttgggagcaattaggggttaggtgtcttgctcagggacacttcaacacgcccagggcgggggatcgaaccggcaaccctctgactgccagacaacctcctgagctatgtcgcccgaTTTGTCCTGCCGCGGGTCAACCGATTTGTCCTGTCCTGAGGTATGAGACAAATGCATAGTTTGGTTAAACGACGTATATTTTCTATATTCCTGTTGGTGTAAAACTCTAACTTCCTTAAATGTGGCTTAGCTATTTTGAATAGGCTGT encodes:
- the cish gene encoding cytokine-inducible SH2-containing protein → MILCVQGPRAVLPVPTTEVVPFTMRTDTHLGFSSPTAPCCLHSPPKLWDPTEDLRAIARTFHYLDISGWYWGAITATEAQSVLQEAQEGTFLIRDSSHPLYMLTLSVKTGRGPTNVRIEYSHGRFRLDSSSLAKPRLLAFPDVASLVQHYVGSSQGEVRCKEDQPMPKGSALLLKLARPLHRSKSCPSLQHLTRLTINRLTRYPDQLPLPRPLQRYLQDYPFHL